In the Acanthopagrus latus isolate v.2019 chromosome 23, fAcaLat1.1, whole genome shotgun sequence genome, one interval contains:
- the LOC119013680 gene encoding mitochondrial glycine transporter B-like, translating into MELSLAHPAIKAFMCGSFSGTCSTLLFQPLDLIKTRLQTLQCGMKPGSNRVGMVTVLLSVVRTEKLLGLWKGVSPSFARTIPGVGLYFSTYYSLKQHFFQDRTPMAFEAALLGGGARTVAGILMLPVTVIKTRFECGKYSYVSVTGALRSVCRTEGPAALFSGLMATLLRDVPFSGIYVMFYSQTKASLPKEISTSPSAPLANFSCGILAGIVASLITQPADVVKTQVQVTPQLRTAEAVRYIYLEHGLQGFFRGAVPRALRRTMMAAMAWTVYEQMMARVGLKS; encoded by the exons ATGGAACTGTCCCTG GCTCACCCAGCTATCAAAGCCTTCATGTGTGGCTCCTTCAGTGGGACCTGCTCCACGCTGCTTTTCCAGCCCCTCGACCTCATCAAGACGCGCCTGCAGACGTTGCAGTGTGGCATGAAGCCTGG ctCGAACAGAGTGGGGATGGTGACTGTGCTCTTGAGCGTGGTGCGGACAGAGAAGTTGCTTGGACTGTGGAAAGGAGTTTCACCG TCCTTTGCTCGCACCATCCCAGGAGTGGGGCTCTACTTCAGCACCTACTACTCTCTGAAGCAGCACTTCTTCCAGGACAGGACCCCAATGGCCTTTGAGGCCGCGCTGCTGGGAGGTGGGGCGCGGACCGTGGCGGGGATCCTCATGCTGCCGGTCACAGTCATCAAGACACGCTTTGAA TGTGGAAAATACAGTTATGTGAGCGTGACTGGGGCTCTGCGCAGTGTGTGTCGGACTGAAGGTCCTGCAGCTCTGTTCTCCGGCCTGATGGCGACTCTCCTCAGAGATGTTCCCTTCTCTGGTATCTACGTCATGTTCTACAGCCAGACCAAGGCCTCACTGCCAAAAG AAATCAGCACGTCTCCTTCCGCCCCCCTGGCTAACTTCAGCTGTGGGATCCTGGCAGGTATAGTGGCCTCCCTGATCACGCAGCCTGCTGATGTGGTCAAAACACAAGTCCAAGTCACTCCACAGCTGAGGACAGCAGAGGCTGTCAGATACATCTACTTG GAACACGGACTCCAGGGCTTCTTCAGAGGGGCAGTCCCACGGGCACTGAGGAGGACCATGATGGCCGCCATGGCATGGACAGTGTATGAGCAGATGATGGCTCGTGTGGGACTGAAGTCCTGA
- the rpsa gene encoding 40S ribosomal protein SA isoform X2 — protein MSGGLDVLQMKEEDVLKFLAAGTHLGGTNLDFQMDQYVYKRKSDGVYIINLKKTWEKLLLAARAIVAIENPADVCVISSRNTGQRAVLKFASATGATTFHGRFTPGTFTNQIQAAFREPRLLIVTDPRADHQPLTEASYVNIPTIALCNTDSPLRYVDIAIPCNNKGHHSVGLMWWMLAREVLRMRGTISREHPWEVMPDLYFYRDPEEIEKEEQAAAEKAVGKEEFQGEWSAPAAEFTQPEVADWSEGVAVPSVPIQQFPAAAPAVKTEDWSTQPATEDWSTAPTAQASDWGGATSDWS, from the exons ATGTCCGGAGGTCTGGATGTCCTTCaaatgaaggaggaggatgtgCTGAAGTTCCTCGCTGCAGGAACCCACCTGGGAGGCACCAACTTGGACTTCCAGATGGATCAGTATGTCTACAAGAGAAAAAGTGACG GTGTGTACATCATTAACCTGAAGAAGACCTGGGAGAAGCTGCTCCTGGCAGCCAGGGCTATTGTTGCCATTGAAAAcccagctgatgtgtgtgtcaTCTCCTCCAGGAACACTGGCCAG AGAGCAGTGCTGAAGTTTGCCTCTGCCACCGGTGCCACCACCTTCCATGGTCGCTTCACCCCTGGTACCTTCACCAATCAGATCCAGGCAGCTTTCAGAGAGCCTCGCCTCCTGATTGTGACAGACCCCCGTGCTGACCATCAGCCACTGACTGAGGCTTCCTATGTAAACATCCCCACCATTGCCCTGTGCAACACAGACTCTCCATTGAGATACGTGGACATTGCCATCCCCTGTAACAACAAG GGTCACCACTCTGTGGGTCTGATGTGGTGGATGCTGGCCAGGGAGGTGCTCAGAATGAGGGGAACCATCTCCAGGGAGCACCCATGGGAGGTCATGCCTGATCTGTACTTCTACAGGGACCCTGAAGAG attgagaaggaggagcaggctgcagctgagaagGCTGTTGGAAAGGAGGAGTTCCAGGGTGAATGGAGTGCACCTGCAGCTGAGTTCACCCAGCCTGAGGTGGCTGACTGGTCTGAGGGTGTTGCTGTGCCCTCAGTGCCCATCCAGCAGTTCCCTGCAG CCGCTCCAGCTGTCAAGACAg AGGACTGGAGCACTCAGCCTGCCACAGAGGATTGGTCCACTGCCCCCACTGCTCAGGCATCTGACTGGGGTGGTGCCACTTCTGACTGGTCTTAA
- the rpsa gene encoding 40S ribosomal protein SA isoform X1 has protein sequence MSGGLDVLQMKEEDVLKFLAAGTHLGGTNLDFQMDQYVYKRKSDGVYIINLKKTWEKLLLAARAIVAIENPADVCVISSRNTGQRAVLKFASATGATTFHGRFTPGTFTNQIQAAFREPRLLIVTDPRADHQPLTEASYVNIPTIALCNTDSPLRYVDIAIPCNNKGHHSVGLMWWMLAREVLRMRGTISREHPWEVMPDLYFYRDPEEIEKEEQAAAEKAVGKEEFQGEWSAPAAEFTQPEVADWSEGVAVPSVPIQQFPAGTPAPAPAVKTEDWSTQPATEDWSTAPTAQASDWGGATSDWS, from the exons ATGTCCGGAGGTCTGGATGTCCTTCaaatgaaggaggaggatgtgCTGAAGTTCCTCGCTGCAGGAACCCACCTGGGAGGCACCAACTTGGACTTCCAGATGGATCAGTATGTCTACAAGAGAAAAAGTGACG GTGTGTACATCATTAACCTGAAGAAGACCTGGGAGAAGCTGCTCCTGGCAGCCAGGGCTATTGTTGCCATTGAAAAcccagctgatgtgtgtgtcaTCTCCTCCAGGAACACTGGCCAG AGAGCAGTGCTGAAGTTTGCCTCTGCCACCGGTGCCACCACCTTCCATGGTCGCTTCACCCCTGGTACCTTCACCAATCAGATCCAGGCAGCTTTCAGAGAGCCTCGCCTCCTGATTGTGACAGACCCCCGTGCTGACCATCAGCCACTGACTGAGGCTTCCTATGTAAACATCCCCACCATTGCCCTGTGCAACACAGACTCTCCATTGAGATACGTGGACATTGCCATCCCCTGTAACAACAAG GGTCACCACTCTGTGGGTCTGATGTGGTGGATGCTGGCCAGGGAGGTGCTCAGAATGAGGGGAACCATCTCCAGGGAGCACCCATGGGAGGTCATGCCTGATCTGTACTTCTACAGGGACCCTGAAGAG attgagaaggaggagcaggctgcagctgagaagGCTGTTGGAAAGGAGGAGTTCCAGGGTGAATGGAGTGCACCTGCAGCTGAGTTCACCCAGCCTGAGGTGGCTGACTGGTCTGAGGGTGTTGCTGTGCCCTCAGTGCCCATCCAGCAGTTCCCTGCAGGTACGCCTGCTC CCGCTCCAGCTGTCAAGACAg AGGACTGGAGCACTCAGCCTGCCACAGAGGATTGGTCCACTGCCCCCACTGCTCAGGCATCTGACTGGGGTGGTGCCACTTCTGACTGGTCTTAA